In Achromobacter pestifer, the DNA window TGCCGGGAGCGGTGGCCGCCAGCAGTTCCGCCACCGCCATGCCGCTCGCATCGGTATTGCTGCTATTGCTGGAAAGCTGGCCGCCGGTGGCCGTCCAGTTCACCGCCACACCCGCGCCTACGGCGTTGCCCTTGCCGTCCTTGACTGTCGCCTTCAGCACGGCCTTGTCCCGGCCATTGGCAAGGATGGACGCCGGGGTCGCATCGAGCTGCGCGACATTCGCCGAAGCGGGCGCTGCAAGGAACTCGGCTTCGCTCCTGCCCTTGAAACCCTGGGCTTCCGTCGCCTCGACTTCGACCATGGCGGCGACCGTGCTGCTGACCATGACGAACGCCTGTCCGTCCGCATCGGTCCGGTCCGAAGATTCCTTGATGGCGCCGGGCCCGCGCAAGGCCCATGCAATGGCGCGCCCGGCCATGGGTTCGGCCTCGACGCCGCGGACCTGGGCCGTAAACCTGACGCTGTCGATGCCGTCGGCCATGGCGGCGGCTTTCGAGCGCGCGACGCTGAGGCTGAGCGGGTTGACACTCACCTCCATGATGTTCGAACTGATTTTCCGTCCATGCGCATCGATGGCCGTTGCGGTCAGGCGATAAGTGTTGACGCCGCCGATGTTGTAGGCAGGCAGCGTTATCGCCCCCGACCCGCCGCCATACCGCGCGGCAAAAGCCGCTGCAGAGCCGGACCATTCGATCGCGGGCGCCGCGCCCGCACCCACGATGGTCACCGGAAAGCTGAGCACCGCCTGCGGATAGCCGCTGACGGCCGACGGCAGCTGGATCGTCATTGGGGCGTTTTTCTTGTATTCCAGGACGATTTCGTTATTGCGCTCGACCAGGTCCATGCGCATGCCGGCCAGTTGGCGGCTGCTCGCGACGCTACCCGGCTCCAGTTGCTTGGCCAAGGGCACGCCGATGGCGTATTTCACGCCCAGCTTGAAGCTCGTGTCGGACTTTCCGCCCTGCCCCATGCGATGGTCCAGGCCCAGGGTGACGACTGGCGCCGGCGTGTAGGAAACGCCCAGGGTCCAGGCGCTGGGATTCCTTTGCCGGTTGCTGGCGCCGAACAGCCCGACCTCATCGCCGTAGTATTTCTCGAACATCAGCTTGCCGCCCAACTGCGGATACTGGGGCAGATACCCTTCGGTCCGAATGTCCCAGCCGCTGGCCGGACGTTCCTGGTAGTCCCGCGCATCAGGCGAGCGCTTCCAGTCGCTAAGCCGGAAATAGCCGTTCATGCTGAGTTTCAGATAGTCCGCCCACCATTCGCCGCCCAGGCCCAGCCGGCGATGGCCGCGCGACACATCCTGGTCCAGGAAGGCGTTGCCGCCGACCATGTAGCCGTCGGCGAAATGGCGGTATCCCAGCCCGAGGTTGACCGTGGTCCGATAGGATTCCTGCAGCAGGTTGGTCCGCCGCGCGCCGAGCTGGGAAAAAAGCAGGCCCGTCCCGGAATCGCGTACCGGAAACAGCATGTCCAGGGCTCCGCCATGGAAGCTGCCCAGCAGGTCCAGCCTGGCGGTGCCGAACTGGCCCAGCCAGCCTTCCGCCAACCGCTTCGCTTCGCCGGTGGCCTTGCCGCCGGCCATGGCCCTGGCGTCGCCGCTGGCCATTTGATCGGGATTGGCAGGCAAGGGGCGCCCTTCCAGATCAGGCGCCGGATCCATGCCCCCAGGGATCGCGGGGCGCGCCGCCACCGCTTCCTGAGTGCGCCCCCCTTCCAGAACCGCGACGGTAGCGGATGCGGCATGAACGTCGGCGGCGGCGGACGGCTTGCGGTGTTCACCAGCCAGCGGCGCCGCGCACCCCTGGAACAGCAGGAAAACCGAAAGCGCCATACACAACATCTTTCTGGCTTGGCGCGCGGCCGATCTCCGCCAAGCGAATGACTTGGGTGGCTTCAGCATCGTCATGACCTTGTCTCAAAGGAATCCGCGGACGGGTGGTGCGCCGGCCAGGCACAGCCGCCAAGCTACTGAACTGCGGCATGGGCGGTTCCGTTCTGGGTCATATCCAGGACGAAATCCCACTCGCGCTCCAAGCCTTCACGCCCAGGGATTCGTGTTGTTACTTACAAATGACAAAATATGACAATATGCTATTTATATGACTGTTGATTTCAATATGTAATTTATTGATGCCACAACAGAAAACCTGATTACCGGCATCAGGCGGGCTTGCGCGGGGAAGGCGATGGAGGCGGCTCAGTCAGGGCTGAACGCGGGAAACGCGGGCAGTGTCGAGCAGACACGCCCCGCAGGCCGTGTTACGGCGTTTGCGTAAAGGCTTGGGTGTAGATCAGACGAAACCGCAGATGAATCCGCGGCCCGAAGAGACGGCCCACTCCCAAGCGGACGCCGGGCGGCGTGCAGGAGCGGGCCGCAGTTCCTAGTTGAACGGCCAGACTGGCGGATGCGTGCCAGGCGGGCTGGACGGCCGCGTCCAACGGGCCGGTGTTTCGGAGAACTGCGCGGCGTGGCGCAGAGCCTCCAGTTCGCCGAAGCCCGAGGGCTCGGTTTCCAGCAAGCCGTCGAAACCCGGCATGGGACAGGCCAGCCCGCCCTCGACCCGGCCCAACCCGCGCAGCCAATGCGCGGTTTGCGCCAGCGACACGCGCACGTGCCAGCTGCCGCCCTCGGTCGCCTGGCGCGCCAGCGCGGCCTGCGCGCCGAATGCCATCAGGTAGCCCGAGGCATGGTCCAGGATCTGCATGGGCATGGGCTTGGGCGCGTCCTGGCCCGCGGCCTGCGCTTCCGCATGGTTGAAGCCCGTGGCGGTCTGCACCAGGGAATCGAAGCCGCGGCGGCCGGCCCAGGGGCCCTTGTCGCCATAGGCGGACAAGGACACGTAAACAATGCCCGGACGGATGCGCGCCGCGTCCTGCGGGCCGAAGCCCAGCGCGGCCAGGCCGCCGGGGCGGTAACCCTGCACGAACACGTGCGCGCTGCGCAGCAGGTTGCCCAGCGCGATGCGGCCGTCGGCCGTGTCCAGGTCGGCCAGCACCGACAGCTTGCCGCGGCTGGTGTCGATGATGTTGTCGATGTTGGGCAGATGCGGGGAATTAAGCAGCATCACGTCGGCGCCGTAGGCCGCCAGCGCCCGGCCGCAGACCGGGCCGGCGATGATGCGGGTCAGGTCCAGCACTCGGATGTCCTTGAGCGGCCTGGCGCCGTTGCCATACTTGGGCAAGGGCCGCGGATCGGCCTCGCCGATGCGCTCGATGGTCAGCAAGGGCTGCGCCGCCACCGCCACGGCTTGGGGGTGGCGGTCCCATTCGTCGAAGCTGCGCATGGCGGCCACGGGCAGGCCCGCATCGGCGGCCACCTGTTCGAAGTCCAGGGCCTTCCAGCGGCTCAGGGCGCGCTCCACCATTGCGCGGGTGGTGTCTTCCCCGGCGGGACAGCCCAGCAGCGCCAGCGCGCCATCCCGGTGATGGGCGAAATTTGCGTGGATGCGGACCCAGCCGTCGTCGCCGCAACGATACAGGCCGGTGATGGGATCCCAGGGATTCGGGGTGATGCCGTTGATGGTGTAGTGGCTGCGGCATTCCTGCGCCGCGTGCAGCATGTCGACGCTGACCTGCTGCCTGGCGCCGCCGCGCAAGTGCCAGAATTCGGCCGCGGCCAGCGCGGCCGCGGCCATGCTGGCCTGCGCCGCCGCGCCGACGGCGAAGGACGATGGGAGTACCGGGTCGGCGCCAGTCAACACCACGTGGTCCAGCGACTCGTCCGGTAGATCCACCGAGCGCCAGAGCTTCTGCAAAACGTCGCGCGACGCATTGCCTGCGGGTGTGCGGCCCCTCAGAAAAGACGGGCGTAGGTCCATCAGATTTCCCATAGCGTTCATCTTGCTCTAGTCGTTTATTTGAATTACATGGCGGGGCCCAGGCCGCGTCAATACGCGCGGCGCGCCAGCGTGTTTCATGGTTTGACCGCAAAGCGCCGCGATCCGGCCGCGCCGCGCGGATTCCCCTGCGAGGTCCGCTGCGTCAGCCTGCGCAGGCAAGGACACATCTACTCGTAGTTTTTACATCGTCTTCCAAGCCCGCGCCGCCCGCGCGCCCATAAGGCGGACGCAATATAGAATGCCAGCCTCGCCGCCTCCCCTGCCCTGGACCGCCCATGAACACGCTGCTCTGGCTGCGCACCGACCTGCGCGCGCACGACAATCCCGCCCTGGCCGCGGCCGCCGAAGGCGGCACGGTCACCGCCCTGTTCCTGGCCGCGCCCGGCCAATGGCGCCTGCATGGCGACGCGCCGGCCAAGGTCGATTTCTGGCTGCGCAACCTGCGCGAACTCTCGCGCGAGCTCGGGCGCCTGGGCATACCGCTGCGGCTGCTGACGGTGCATGACTGGAGCGAGGCGCCGAACGCGCTGGCCACCTTCTGTCGCGATCACGCCATCGGCCAGGTCCACGCCAATGCCGAATGGGCCGTCAACGAACGGCGCCGCGATGCCGCGGTCGCCGCCCGCCTGCGGGCCATGGGGGTGGACTGGACGCAGCATCACGGCGCTACGCTGCTGCGGCCCGGCACGGTGCTGACCGGCAAGAGCGAGTGCTATCGCGTCTACACCCCTTATGCGCGGGCCTGCCGCGAACGGCTGCGCACGGCGCCGCTGCGCGCCCTGCCCGCCCCGCGCGCGCAGACGCCGCCGTCCTGGCCGGCGGATCCGCTGCCCGCGGCCTTCGAAGGTTTCGATGCGCCCGCCGAGCCGGTGCGCGCGCTCTGGCCCGCCGGCGAGAACGCGGCCAGCGAACGGCTCGACGCCTTTGCCGACGGCATCATCGACGCCTATCAGGAAGAACGCGACTTCCCCTCGCTGCCGGCCACCAGCTGCCTCTCGCCCTATCTGGCGGCGGGCGTGCTGTCGCCGGGCCAGGCCTTGCGCGCGGCACTGGCCGCCAACCAGGGCGAAGTGGACGGCGGCAAGCGCGGCGCCGCCACCTGGATCAACGAACTGCTGTGGCGCGAGTTCTATCAGCATCTGCTGGCCGCCTACCCCAGGCTGTCCATGCACCAGCCCATGAAGCCGGAGACCGCGGCCGTGCCCTGGCGCGACGCGCCGGACGACCTGCATGCCTGGCAGCAAGGCCAGACCGGCATCCCCATCGTCGACGCGGCGATGCGGCAGCTGCTGGCGCTGGGCTGGATGCACAACCGCCTGCGCATGGTGACGGCCATGTTCCTGTCCAAGAACCTGCTGATCGACTGGCGGCTGGGCGAGGCCTGGTTCATGGCGCGGCTGGTGGACGGCGACCTCGCCGCCAACAACGGCGGCTGGCAGTGGAGCGCGTCCACGGGCGCGGACGCGGTGCCCTACTTCCGCATCTTCAATCCGCTGTCGCAGTCGCGCAAATTCGATCCGGATGGGGTGTTCCTGCGCGAATGGCTGCCGGAACTGGCGCACCTGGACCGCCGCGCCATCCACGATCCCAGTCCCATGGAGCGTGCGGGCGCAGGCTACCCGCTGCCCATCGTCGACCTGGCCCAGAGCCGGCTGCGCGCGCTGGAGGCGTTCAGCGGACTGCCGCCGGCCTGAGGCGCGCGGGACGGGCGTCGGCGTCGCTTGACCTAGGTCAACGCCGTTTCCGTCCGCGTCCTGGATGATGGCTCGGCGACTCCCCGCCAACGCCGATCGCAGGACGACACAGCATGCGCGACCATCAGCAGGTCCCTGACCAGGAATACACGCTGCACGACGAGCAGTGCCTCATCACCCGCACCGACGCGCGCGGCCGCATCATCTATGCCAATCCCGCGTTCCTGGAAGTCAGCGGCTACACGCAAGCGGATCTGATCGGCAAGGGCCATGACACCATGCGCCATCCTGACATGCCGCTGGCCGCCTACGACGATCTGTGGCGCACGATACAGCGCGGCAAGTCCTGGACGGGCGTGATCAAGAACCGGCGCAAGCATGGCGGCCACTACTGGTCGCTGGCCAGCATCACCCCCGTGGTGGAGCGCGGCGTCA includes these proteins:
- the phrB gene encoding deoxyribodipyrimidine photo-lyase, which gives rise to MNTLLWLRTDLRAHDNPALAAAAEGGTVTALFLAAPGQWRLHGDAPAKVDFWLRNLRELSRELGRLGIPLRLLTVHDWSEAPNALATFCRDHAIGQVHANAEWAVNERRRDAAVAARLRAMGVDWTQHHGATLLRPGTVLTGKSECYRVYTPYARACRERLRTAPLRALPAPRAQTPPSWPADPLPAAFEGFDAPAEPVRALWPAGENAASERLDAFADGIIDAYQEERDFPSLPATSCLSPYLAAGVLSPGQALRAALAANQGEVDGGKRGAATWINELLWREFYQHLLAAYPRLSMHQPMKPETAAVPWRDAPDDLHAWQQGQTGIPIVDAAMRQLLALGWMHNRLRMVTAMFLSKNLLIDWRLGEAWFMARLVDGDLAANNGGWQWSASTGADAVPYFRIFNPLSQSRKFDPDGVFLREWLPELAHLDRRAIHDPSPMERAGAGYPLPIVDLAQSRLRALEAFSGLPPA
- a CDS encoding CoA transferase, with product MGNLMDLRPSFLRGRTPAGNASRDVLQKLWRSVDLPDESLDHVVLTGADPVLPSSFAVGAAAQASMAAAALAAAEFWHLRGGARQQVSVDMLHAAQECRSHYTINGITPNPWDPITGLYRCGDDGWVRIHANFAHHRDGALALLGCPAGEDTTRAMVERALSRWKALDFEQVAADAGLPVAAMRSFDEWDRHPQAVAVAAQPLLTIERIGEADPRPLPKYGNGARPLKDIRVLDLTRIIAGPVCGRALAAYGADVMLLNSPHLPNIDNIIDTSRGKLSVLADLDTADGRIALGNLLRSAHVFVQGYRPGGLAALGFGPQDAARIRPGIVYVSLSAYGDKGPWAGRRGFDSLVQTATGFNHAEAQAAGQDAPKPMPMQILDHASGYLMAFGAQAALARQATEGGSWHVRVSLAQTAHWLRGLGRVEGGLACPMPGFDGLLETEPSGFGELEALRHAAQFSETPARWTRPSSPPGTHPPVWPFN